In Chloroflexota bacterium, a genomic segment contains:
- a CDS encoding MFS transporter — protein sequence MRALFSGLLPLFVLAHLSHHLVTALPGPLLPYIRDEFALDYTRAGFIMSAFGVVYGLCQLPGGWLADRFGPRILLTVGIVGVSITGLLVGMSPNYLVLIAGLVLMGILGGGYHPAATTMISAAVAPESRGQALGYHMVGGSTSYFLAPLIAAGVAGAWGWRSPFIVLAIFGIGFGIFLHVVLKKRLPLQKAATPGTSVSTETPPAPGNLRRVITVIAMSSFTQAMVISIISFIPLFLVDTYNTSKETAAASISLIYFMGLWAAPFGGYLSDRFGRITIIIAMGVMASAMVYLLNVVPYGFGIGAVLVFTGIALYFNTTVAQAYIVDETPIKRRSTVLGFYFFANMEGAGILTPVLGYLIDHFSFHTSFAFSSVAIVATLIVCSTLLWLGRR from the coding sequence TTGCGTGCTCTCTTCAGTGGACTGCTGCCTCTATTTGTGCTGGCACATCTATCGCACCACCTGGTAACCGCCCTCCCGGGCCCGCTCCTGCCTTATATCCGCGATGAATTCGCCCTTGATTACACCCGTGCCGGATTCATCATGTCGGCTTTCGGCGTGGTCTACGGTCTCTGCCAACTACCGGGAGGATGGCTTGCTGACCGCTTTGGGCCGCGTATCCTGCTCACCGTAGGTATTGTGGGTGTATCAATTACCGGTCTATTGGTTGGCATGTCGCCAAACTATCTTGTCCTGATAGCCGGCCTGGTGCTGATGGGCATACTTGGTGGCGGCTATCACCCCGCCGCCACGACCATGATATCAGCCGCGGTGGCGCCAGAAAGTCGCGGCCAGGCACTCGGCTATCACATGGTCGGTGGCAGTACGAGCTATTTTTTAGCACCGCTTATCGCCGCCGGCGTTGCCGGTGCCTGGGGCTGGCGCAGTCCATTTATCGTGCTGGCCATCTTCGGCATCGGCTTCGGCATTTTTCTCCATGTCGTACTTAAAAAACGCCTGCCGCTTCAGAAGGCAGCGACTCCTGGCACCAGCGTCTCCACCGAAACCCCACCCGCCCCCGGCAATTTACGACGTGTGATAACCGTAATCGCCATGAGCTCGTTTACGCAGGCAATGGTTATCTCAATCATTTCCTTCATCCCGCTCTTCCTGGTAGATACTTACAATACAAGCAAGGAGACGGCGGCAGCTTCAATATCGCTCATTTACTTCATGGGTCTCTGGGCAGCACCATTCGGCGGCTATCTCTCGGACCGGTTCGGCCGCATAACGATAATCATAGCCATGGGTGTTATGGCCAGCGCTATGGTTTACCTGCTTAATGTGGTACCTTACGGATTCGGTATCGGTGCCGTGCTGGTTTTTACCGGCATAGCCCTGTATTTCAACACCACCGTGGCGCAGGCATACATTGTCGACGAGACCCCAATCAAGCGTCGCTCCACGGTGCTCGGTTTCTACTTCTTCGCCAATATGGAAGGCGCCGGAATACTGACTCCGGTGCTGGGTTACCTGATAGACCATTTCAGTTTCCACACGAGCTTCGCATTCAGCAGCGTTGCCATTGTGGCCACACTTATCGTCTGCTCCACCCTCCTGTGGCTGGGCCGGAGGTAA
- a CDS encoding dehydrogenase: protein MGRKARVGFTRDYYDKDGNFILDCPGFKSLEKMPDIEREVFAEMLPEVAPHQIEDYDIVVTRTFSRWVEGSFVGNDRLLSLHRNGVGYDRIDVPSLTKAGVILCITPAAVRRPVAVAIITFILALSTRLFIKHQLTSEGRWSDVPKHNGYGLIGKTLGSFGVGNIGHEMFKLAKPFGMRHIAYDPYLKPEDVRDVDVQLVDMDTVLSESDYLNISCPLNEKTRHIIGEKELKKMKPTAFLINTARGPIIDEVVLHKALQERWIRGAALDVFDQEPTPPDNPLLKLDNVIVTAHAMAFTDEFLNAVWEIIAKQITQLMNGEMPDGVVNREVWDQPKFQSKLKRFLEQVKS from the coding sequence ATGGGTCGTAAAGCCAGAGTCGGCTTCACGCGGGATTACTATGACAAGGACGGCAATTTCATTCTGGACTGCCCGGGATTCAAGTCGCTGGAGAAGATGCCGGATATTGAACGCGAGGTCTTCGCCGAAATGCTGCCCGAGGTGGCTCCGCATCAGATAGAAGATTACGATATCGTGGTTACCCGCACCTTCTCCAGATGGGTGGAGGGCAGTTTTGTCGGCAATGACCGACTTCTTTCCCTGCACCGCAACGGCGTTGGCTATGACCGGATTGACGTTCCGTCGCTTACCAAGGCCGGAGTAATTTTGTGTATCACGCCGGCGGCAGTACGCCGCCCGGTCGCGGTGGCCATCATTACGTTCATCCTTGCCCTCAGTACCCGTCTTTTCATCAAGCACCAGCTCACCAGCGAGGGACGATGGAGCGATGTGCCCAAGCACAACGGCTATGGCCTGATCGGCAAGACATTGGGGTCGTTCGGGGTGGGTAACATAGGCCACGAGATGTTTAAACTGGCCAAGCCCTTCGGCATGAGGCATATCGCCTATGACCCCTATCTAAAACCGGAGGACGTCAGGGATGTTGATGTTCAACTGGTGGATATGGATACCGTGCTCTCCGAATCTGACTACCTCAACATCAGTTGTCCGCTGAATGAAAAGACCCGTCACATCATCGGGGAGAAGGAGCTGAAAAAAATGAAGCCGACCGCCTTCCTGATAAATACCGCTCGCGGGCCTATTATTGATGAGGTTGTGCTCCACAAGGCCCTGCAGGAAAGATGGATACGGGGAGCAGCGCTGGATGTCTTTGACCAGGAGCCAACGCCGCCGGACAACCCGCTGTTAAAACTGGACAACGTCATCGTTACCGCCCATGCTATGGCTTTCACCGATGAATTTCTCAACGCGGTATGGGAAATCATCGCCAAGCAGATAACGCAGCTTATGAACGGGGAAATGCCCGACGGCGTGGTGAATCGGGAGGTCTGGGACCAGCCGAAATTTCAGTCCAAACTTAAGCGGTTCCTGGAACAAGTAAAAAGCTGA
- a CDS encoding alcohol dehydrogenase catalytic domain-containing protein has protein sequence MKALVKATEAVGYEYKDVDMPKVGPKDVLVKIMGTAICGSDIHIYHSSPNIMKMMQLPIVTGHETCGEVIEVGECVTNIKKGDLVSPEPHIFCGECYYCQNDAALNCLNMGLLGHTLNGAFAEYMTVPAQVCWKHPPGTSYELGAIHEPLGVGMHGVMAGEINGKSVAVFGCGPIGMFALGASRVFGATKIFGIEVAPKRIAMARQLFPDVTIINSKEQDPVKTIMDATGSLGVDVSIELSGNAEATKLCFQVLKREGRVSLVGVPPGPIEFDFHPNIILKEARVFGVFGRVVWQTWWQVRAMLDTGRFDPLPIITHRFPLADYEKAFELAQSGEAGKILLLP, from the coding sequence ATGAAAGCGTTGGTGAAAGCAACCGAAGCTGTAGGGTACGAATATAAGGATGTTGATATGCCCAAGGTCGGGCCCAAGGATGTCCTGGTCAAAATTATGGGGACCGCGATCTGCGGCAGTGATATCCACATCTATCATTCATCACCCAATATCATGAAGATGATGCAGTTGCCCATTGTTACCGGTCACGAAACGTGCGGAGAGGTGATAGAGGTGGGTGAATGCGTGACCAACATCAAGAAGGGCGACCTTGTTTCCCCGGAGCCGCATATATTCTGCGGGGAATGTTACTACTGCCAGAACGACGCCGCGCTCAACTGTCTGAACATGGGCCTCCTCGGCCACACGCTTAATGGTGCCTTTGCTGAATATATGACCGTGCCGGCACAGGTATGCTGGAAACACCCGCCGGGCACTTCTTACGAACTCGGCGCCATCCACGAACCGCTCGGTGTAGGGATGCATGGTGTCATGGCCGGGGAAATCAACGGTAAAAGCGTGGCGGTCTTTGGCTGTGGACCCATTGGCATGTTCGCTCTCGGTGCTTCCAGAGTATTCGGGGCTACCAAAATTTTCGGTATTGAAGTAGCACCGAAACGTATCGCTATGGCGCGCCAGCTCTTTCCCGATGTCACCATTATTAACTCCAAAGAGCAGGACCCGGTCAAGACCATCATGGATGCCACCGGTAGTCTCGGTGTGGACGTATCAATTGAGCTCAGCGGCAACGCTGAAGCCACCAAACTTTGCTTCCAGGTATTGAAGCGTGAGGGCAGGGTAAGCCTGGTGGGTGTGCCGCCGGGACCAATAGAATTTGACTTCCACCCCAATATCATACTCAAGGAAGCAAGAGTATTTGGCGTGTTTGGCCGGGTGGTCTGGCAGACATGGTGGCAGGTTCGGGCTATGCTGGACACAGGCAGGTTCGACCCCCTGCCGATAATAACCCACCGCTTCCCGCTGGCTGACTATGAGAAAGCTTTTGAACTGGCCCAGAGCGGTGAGGCGGGCAAAATATTGTTGCTCCCCTGA
- a CDS encoding TRAP transporter large permease subunit encodes MIDLSPEMVTAIMLGGVFIGVLTGYPLGFIVGALALFVGLFVFGGIVQVADVIYTNIYGIMTNYVIIAVPLFVFMGVMLERSGIAERLYDALYLWLGGLRGGLAIVTVLMGTIIAATVGIIAASITMLALAVLPSMLKRGYSKPLATGAVTAGGCLGILIPPSIMLVLYGPMAGISVGQLFFGAFLPGFTLSALYITYIAIRCYLQPQIAPSVPSEDRKVPFLKKTTMLLTSILPVAILILSVLGVIFFGVAPPTEAAGVGAFMATILAIAYRRFSLTTLKEASLITMRACGFIFVIVTMAVAFSAVFLGGGGREVMSNIILSAPGGKWGIFAIIMFIIFIMGMFIEWIAIVYIMVPIITPIAEAAGFPLLWFSIMVCVNLQMAFMTPPFASGIFICRGAADPKLGITMGDIVKGVLPHVALIIIGLIIFTLVPEIITWLPGQMIR; translated from the coding sequence ATGATTGATTTAAGTCCCGAAATGGTTACCGCCATCATGCTGGGCGGTGTTTTTATTGGAGTCTTAACCGGTTACCCTCTTGGATTTATCGTCGGAGCTTTAGCTTTATTTGTCGGCCTTTTTGTTTTTGGTGGCATAGTACAAGTAGCTGACGTCATTTATACCAATATCTATGGCATCATGACCAACTACGTCATCATCGCAGTACCCCTGTTCGTTTTCATGGGGGTAATGCTGGAACGCTCCGGTATAGCGGAACGCTTATATGATGCTCTGTACCTGTGGCTCGGCGGCCTGAGAGGCGGTCTGGCCATCGTCACCGTGCTCATGGGCACCATCATCGCCGCCACCGTGGGCATCATCGCCGCCTCCATCACCATGCTGGCGCTGGCGGTTCTTCCATCGATGCTCAAGCGCGGCTACAGCAAGCCCCTGGCCACCGGTGCCGTAACCGCCGGCGGCTGCCTGGGAATACTTATTCCCCCAAGCATCATGCTCGTGCTTTATGGGCCGATGGCTGGAATCTCCGTGGGCCAGCTCTTCTTCGGTGCCTTTTTACCCGGATTTACCCTGTCTGCCCTGTATATTACCTATATCGCTATACGGTGTTATCTCCAGCCGCAAATTGCACCATCTGTTCCCTCTGAAGACAGGAAAGTGCCTTTCCTTAAAAAAACTACCATGCTGCTTACCTCTATTTTACCTGTCGCTATTCTCATCCTGTCGGTACTGGGCGTAATCTTTTTTGGCGTCGCACCCCCCACCGAGGCAGCTGGTGTCGGCGCTTTCATGGCTACCATACTTGCCATTGCCTACCGGCGTTTCAGCTTGACAACACTGAAAGAGGCTTCGCTCATCACCATGCGAGCCTGCGGCTTTATTTTCGTCATCGTTACCATGGCCGTGGCCTTTAGCGCCGTCTTTCTCGGTGGTGGTGGCCGCGAGGTTATGTCCAATATCATTTTGAGTGCACCCGGTGGCAAGTGGGGTATTTTCGCCATCATCATGTTCATCATCTTCATCATGGGCATGTTCATCGAATGGATCGCCATCGTCTATATTATGGTACCGATTATCACCCCCATCGCTGAGGCAGCCGGTTTCCCCCTCCTCTGGTTCTCCATTATGGTCTGTGTGAACCTGCAGATGGCCTTTATGACCCCACCGTTTGCCTCTGGAATCTTCATCTGCCGCGGCGCAGCCGACCCTAAACTGGGCATAACTATGGGGGATATCGTCAAAGGCGTACTACCACATGTGGCGCTGATTATTATCGGACTTATCATTTTCACACTTGTTCCTGAGATAATTACCTGGTTACCTGGTCAGATGATACGTTAG
- a CDS encoding SHOCT domain-containing protein has protein sequence MSGKSHKWIDNILTDGETIEAIYNLNYEVYATNKRLLERSGRTIRDYDYSHISSISYSSKRYYWLLVLGVIIFIAGLWISNEMNTKEIAYGAFGVSLIFILIGIFHKPEWVELNVIGLNRLVKYTGNRESLDSLLHFVRQKHLTEPETSQVRGKDTGYIEIIKELAALRDKGILTQEEFEEKKKKILNESE, from the coding sequence ATGAGTGGTAAATCACACAAATGGATTGACAATATCCTAACAGATGGAGAAACCATAGAGGCAATCTACAATCTCAATTATGAGGTATATGCAACAAATAAGCGTCTACTGGAACGGTCTGGCAGAACGATAAGGGACTATGATTATAGCCATATATCAAGTATTTCTTATTCATCAAAGCGGTACTATTGGCTACTCGTTCTCGGTGTGATTATATTCATCGCTGGTCTTTGGATTAGTAATGAAATGAACACAAAAGAAATAGCATACGGAGCGTTTGGTGTTTCATTAATATTCATTTTAATCGGTATTTTTCATAAACCAGAATGGGTAGAACTTAATGTTATTGGTCTGAATCGCCTTGTGAAATACACTGGGAACAGAGAATCCTTAGATTCTTTGTTGCACTTTGTTAGGCAAAAGCATTTAACAGAACCGGAAACTAGCCAAGTTAGAGGAAAAGACACAGGTTATATTGAGATAATAAAAGAGTTGGCGGCATTAAGAGATAAAGGCATATTAACACAGGAAGAATTTGAAGAGAAGAAAAAGAAAATACTAAATGAATCAGAGTGA
- a CDS encoding TRAP transporter small permease subunit codes for MRKFIHTVDTISEWTAKTGRWFIVALVVLVTLEVMLRYVFTKPTLWGYELHVMLAASSYILAFAYTHRHRAHVRVDMIYSHLPLRAQALIDFLGTLLLFFPFIFMISFAAWSWMFDAWATGEKMPITGWYPPAGPLRTVIFYGLCLFALQAIAHFFRDTYLLIRGKPYD; via the coding sequence ATGAGAAAATTTATACATACCGTTGACACCATCAGTGAGTGGACGGCAAAAACAGGGCGGTGGTTTATCGTAGCACTGGTGGTGTTGGTGACCCTTGAGGTCATGCTCCGCTATGTTTTCACCAAGCCGACCCTGTGGGGATACGAGCTCCACGTCATGCTCGCCGCCAGTTCCTACATCCTCGCCTTTGCCTACACACACCGGCACAGGGCTCATGTCAGGGTCGATATGATATATTCGCACCTTCCCCTTAGAGCTCAGGCTCTCATTGATTTCCTTGGCACGTTGCTCCTCTTCTTCCCGTTTATATTTATGATCTCCTTTGCCGCCTGGAGCTGGATGTTTGATGCCTGGGCAACCGGTGAGAAGATGCCCATTACCGGCTGGTACCCGCCGGCGGGACCATTGAGAACAGTTATATTCTATGGACTCTGCCTGTTTGCACTTCAGGCCATAGCCCATTTCTTCCGGGACACATATCTACTGATAAGAGGCAAGCCATATGATTGA
- a CDS encoding YunC family protein, whose product MAGQIIIKQSGNRKIVVADSAAAMDESTKGDVFVDGSHCGVNVGEMTIHSGVGAMIGNDAGMGKNDAGIAALKMCDEQGIPAAAVAAMSAKVGSGMSTYEQGQISAVNEAAKKLGVSVGMSAKEAADKLLEALAQS is encoded by the coding sequence TTGGCTGGTCAGATAATAATAAAGCAATCAGGAAACCGCAAAATCGTCGTTGCTGATTCTGCGGCAGCGATGGATGAAAGTACCAAGGGCGATGTCTTTGTCGATGGTTCCCACTGCGGGGTAAACGTCGGGGAGATGACGATTCACAGCGGCGTTGGCGCCATGATAGGCAACGATGCCGGGATGGGAAAGAACGACGCCGGTATCGCCGCCCTCAAAATGTGCGATGAACAGGGCATCCCGGCCGCCGCTGTCGCAGCCATGTCGGCCAAAGTCGGCTCCGGAATGAGCACCTATGAGCAGGGGCAGATTTCTGCGGTTAATGAGGCGGCCAAGAAACTCGGCGTTTCAGTCGGCATGTCCGCCAAGGAAGCGGCCGACAAATTGCTGGAAGCACTGGCCCAGAGCTAG
- the dctP gene encoding TRAP transporter substrate-binding protein DctP, with protein MSKRLVFTLVLAVILLSSLAAACAQPAPAPAPAPAPAPAPAPAQPVEIVKWIIQDDNPTTTSTYMSLDRVSKAIKAASGGRFVIQANEGGAIVPADTEIEAVQRGILDGASNGPILWVGDLPQSPPFSMMVGGPTAMQYQMWYLWGEGLVLMKEMFDAGGFENVKPIATICREPETFLYTSFPVNGPEDLAGKKMRLLGDEAVIFGQLDVAAVSTPSPEIYESMQRGVIDGFQHSSLAVDWPMGFHEIVDYAYVSPLRQPTDMYVYIVNEQSWADLPNDLKWIFTELVWAEGTRHYAEWTYKNTTATADWIAAGVQVVPAPKSLEAAIVNASNDFYAKRMAEDPFYDKLMKSLQNWRDAYGMTYPSL; from the coding sequence TTGAGCAAAAGATTAGTATTCACGTTGGTATTAGCGGTGATACTGCTAAGCAGTCTGGCTGCCGCCTGCGCTCAGCCAGCGCCGGCACCAGCACCCGCTCCAGCACCGGCACCCGCTCCAGCACCGGCACAGCCCGTGGAAATTGTCAAGTGGATTATTCAGGATGATAACCCGACCACCACCTCCACCTACATGTCCCTGGACAGGGTCAGCAAGGCGATTAAGGCAGCCAGTGGCGGGCGCTTCGTTATTCAGGCCAACGAGGGCGGTGCCATCGTCCCCGCCGACACCGAGATTGAAGCCGTTCAGAGGGGGATTCTTGATGGCGCTTCCAATGGCCCCATCCTGTGGGTTGGTGACCTCCCACAATCACCCCCATTCTCCATGATGGTCGGTGGTCCCACCGCAATGCAGTACCAGATGTGGTACCTGTGGGGTGAGGGCCTCGTCCTGATGAAGGAGATGTTCGATGCCGGCGGATTTGAGAATGTCAAACCAATAGCCACCATCTGCCGCGAGCCGGAGACCTTCCTTTACACCAGCTTCCCGGTCAATGGTCCGGAGGACCTGGCCGGCAAGAAGATGAGGCTCCTCGGTGACGAGGCGGTGATTTTCGGCCAGCTGGACGTTGCCGCCGTTTCCACTCCCAGCCCCGAAATTTACGAGTCCATGCAGCGCGGTGTCATTGACGGCTTCCAGCACTCGAGCCTCGCTGTTGACTGGCCCATGGGCTTCCACGAAATCGTTGATTACGCCTACGTATCCCCACTCCGCCAGCCCACCGACATGTATGTCTACATCGTCAACGAGCAGTCATGGGCTGACCTGCCCAACGACCTGAAGTGGATATTCACCGAACTGGTGTGGGCCGAGGGCACGCGGCACTACGCCGAGTGGACCTACAAGAACACTACCGCCACCGCCGACTGGATTGCTGCAGGTGTACAGGTTGTACCGGCACCCAAGTCACTGGAAGCCGCAATAGTTAATGCTTCCAATGACTTCTACGCGAAGCGAATGGCTGAAGACCCGTTCTACGACAAACTGATGAAATCCCTCCAGAACTGGCGAGACGCTTACGGAATGACCTATCCGAGCCTGTAA
- a CDS encoding glucose 1-dehydrogenase, giving the protein MGERLKDKVAIITGAGAIGPGMGNGKATAILFAREGARVMAADINPEAAEETKRMIDEEGGQCITFKADVSLASDCQKMVETCIEKFGRLDILDNNVALGAHGGPVEISEETWDRVMSVNLKSMFLTCKYALPHMEKQGSGVIINIASIVALRAEPSSLLAYSVSKAGVIALTREVAIQYAAKGIRCNTILPGLMKTPRVARYYTDFWGGDIEEMWRRRDAMSPTGKQGEPWDIAYAALFLASDDSKYITGTTLLVDGGLSGTMRTWSPEAK; this is encoded by the coding sequence ATGGGAGAGCGTCTGAAAGACAAGGTAGCCATCATCACCGGGGCTGGTGCCATCGGTCCCGGCATGGGAAATGGCAAGGCAACGGCCATTCTCTTCGCCCGTGAGGGCGCCAGGGTCATGGCGGCTGACATCAACCCTGAAGCCGCCGAGGAAACCAAACGCATGATTGATGAAGAGGGCGGCCAGTGCATCACCTTCAAGGCGGATGTGTCCCTCGCCAGCGACTGCCAGAAGATGGTCGAGACCTGCATCGAGAAGTTCGGCCGCCTGGATATCCTGGACAACAATGTAGCATTGGGAGCACACGGCGGTCCGGTGGAAATCAGCGAGGAGACCTGGGACCGTGTAATGAGCGTGAATCTGAAAAGCATGTTCCTCACCTGCAAATATGCCCTGCCCCATATGGAGAAGCAAGGAAGTGGCGTCATCATCAACATCGCTTCGATTGTCGCGTTACGTGCCGAGCCATCGTCTTTGCTGGCCTATTCCGTCTCCAAAGCGGGCGTGATTGCCCTGACGCGCGAGGTGGCCATTCAGTATGCTGCCAAGGGTATCCGCTGCAACACTATCCTTCCGGGGCTGATGAAGACACCGCGGGTGGCACGCTACTATACAGATTTCTGGGGCGGCGATATCGAAGAGATGTGGCGGCGGCGGGATGCTATGTCCCCCACCGGCAAGCAGGGTGAACCCTGGGATATCGCCTACGCCGCGCTGTTTCTTGCCTCCGATGATTCGAAATACATTACCGGAACCACACTGCTCGTGGACGGCGGCCTGTCCGGGACAATGAGAACCTGGTCACCGGAAGCGAAATAG
- a CDS encoding DNA-binding protein gives MFKSVNLLRLNRGQEILSELARYCEKKGITSGIILGIIGSLEKVKFGTAPKDGKWGWDFDEFEGHLSILSGQGSLSVYEGEKIFHIHMCAIDPLKPGQLIGGHLEEGIVWATVEIYIGELSYQLERDVDPESGLTALRTT, from the coding sequence GTGTTTAAATCGGTCAATCTTCTCCGGCTGAATCGCGGCCAGGAAATATTAAGCGAACTTGCCAGATATTGCGAAAAGAAAGGCATAACCTCGGGCATAATCCTCGGCATCATTGGCTCCCTGGAAAAGGTCAAGTTCGGAACCGCGCCCAAGGACGGTAAGTGGGGATGGGACTTTGACGAATTTGAGGGCCATCTTTCTATCCTCTCCGGTCAGGGGTCGCTTTCCGTATATGAAGGTGAAAAAATATTCCACATCCACATGTGCGCCATCGACCCATTGAAGCCGGGCCAGCTAATCGGCGGTCATCTTGAGGAAGGTATCGTCTGGGCAACGGTCGAGATTTACATAGGCGAGCTCAGTTATCAGCTCGAGCGCGACGTAGACCCCGAGAGCGGCCTGACGGCACTGCGGACCACCTGA